The genomic window ACATCGCACGCCGGATATGTCATCTTATACGGGCAGCGATAGCACGACGCGTAGGGCACGTGATGCACGTCCGGGATGTTCGGTGTGAACCGCGCGCGCTGCACCGCCTTGCTGGCGGTCATCGAATTCGCGCCCATGGTGCGGCCGTGGAAAGCGCCGAGGAAGGCGATGACGCGCTTGCGCGTGGGAGCGGTCCAGTGCGCGGCTTTCAAGGCAGCTTCGTTTGCTTCGGTGCCGCTCGAGCAGAGAAAGACTTTCTTGCCGGTAAGACTGGGCACGAGGGCCGCGAGCTTCTCGGCCACCTCGGCCTGCAGCGGCGAATAAAAATCGGGGCTGTTGATGAACAGCCAGCGGTTGGCCTGCTCCGTGATCGCCTCGACGACCTTGGGATGGCAATGACCGGTTGCCGCCACCATGCCGCTCGTGAAATCCAGGAAGACGTTTCCGTCGACGTCTTCGAGCATGAGCCCGCTGGCCTGCTTCACGACGATGGGCGCGGTCTTCGTCCCGGTGGTCATCATGGCCGTCTCGCGCGCGACAACGCCGGCGCCCGTTGGGCCAGGCAGTTTCAGGTTTTTGATCTCCGCTTTCTCGTGCAACACCGTGTCCAGCGCATTCCACAATATAAATGAGGAATCTTGCCTTCGTATGCGAAGGCGCGCTCGCCATGAATCTTCGATTGCGCACGGCCGAACGCGCGAGCCGATCCGCCGGGAAACTTCTCCGCGACATGCTCGGCTCCGCGCTTGGGGTGCGCTCGAAAGGCCTGCGCTCCAATCTCGTGACCGAAGCCGACACGGCGTCGGAGCGTCTCATCCGCGAGATCATCGGTGCCGACTTCCCGGACGACGCGATCCTAGGTGAAGAAGGCGGAACGTCCGGCGATGCGCGCAGCGGCCGCTGGATTGTTGACCCTCTCGACGGCACGACGAACTACGCGCACGGGTATCGCTGTTTCAGCGTTTCGATCGCGTACGAGTCCGGCGACGGCTTGCAGGTCGGTGTCGTGTACGATCCCATGGCCGACGAACTCTTCAGCGCGGCGGCCGGCGCGGGAGCGCATTTGAACGGCGCGCAGCTGCATGCCTCTGCTCGTTCAGATCTGCGCGACGGATTGCTCGTCACCGGATTTCCGCCGATCGGGGCGGATGACGATTTGGAAAACTTGCGTGTCATGGGGCGCTTCATGCGCCGCGCGCAAGCCATACGGCGCGATGGTTCGGCTGCGCTCGATCTCTGTTACGTCGCGGCCGGGCGATTCGAAGGATTTTGGGAAGCTGGATTGCACGCCTGGGACGTCGCAGCCGGCGCGCTCATCGTGAACGAGGGGGGAGGGCGCGTGTCGGATTATTCCGGCGCTCCGTTGCGCATCGATTGCGGCGAACTCATCGCCTCTAACGGACTCGTGCACGACGCGATGCTCGACGTGCTTCGTGGCGAGAAATAAGGTGGGTGGCGCGGCGGATGCGGGGCGGACGGCAAATGTGGGGCGGACGGCAAATGTGGGGCGGACCTTTACGGTCCGCCGGCGGGCCGTAAAGGTCCGCCCCACATTCCTAACTCCGACGGTCGCGGTCGTAATCCTCGCTGCCGGCGCCGGTGAACGCTTTGGCGGTGCCAAACTGACATCGCTGCTGCACGGCACTGTTCTCGCTCAGCGCGCGATCGACGCCGCATGCGCGTCGCGCGGCGTCGCGTGCTTTCTCATCGCCGGTGCGCACGCGGAGTCACTGCTCGCTGTCGCGGATCCGCGACGTTGCGCGATAGTGACGAATGCGAAATGGCGTGAGGGCATTTCCTCTTCGATCCGCGCGGGCGTGGCCACGGCCGCCTCCTACGACGCGTGCATCTTCATGTTGGCCGATCAGCCCAACATCACGCGCGAAGACGTCAACGCCCTCATCCGAGAGCTTGAGCTCCATCGCACATCAATCGTCGCGCTCAAGACGGGCAGCGTCTGGGGAGCGCCCGTTGCGTATCCTCGACGCGACTATCCGGCGCTTGCAAAACTCAAGGGCGACTTGGGCGCGAAATCGTATGCGGCGACGCAGCGCAAGCGCCTCCGGTTTGTGCGCGCAGCCGAACCTCGCGCGTTCGACGACGTGGACACGGAAGCTGATCTGCTCCGCGCGCAGAGAGATTCGGCTCGCCCTAGACGTCCCCACGCACGCCGAACGAGCTGAACTCGCCGGATTCGAGCTCGTCGATCTCCTCGACGGATCGCACGACTGCGCCGGGCGGTCCCTTGACACACCACGCGCGCAACGCTGCGATCGATTCCTCGTCGCCTTCGGCCAGTATCTCCATCGACCCGTCGGTCCGATTGCGAACCCACCCACTGAGGCCGAGGTCGCGCGCGCGCTCGAGCGCGGTCGATCGATAAAACACGCCTTGGACGCGACCGCGGACGGTGAGGTGGAGTCTCGGCATTCGCGAGCTAATGTCGCCGGCTCGGAGCGTTATTCATTGTCAGGGCGATTGGGAAAAGCTGCGGAATGATGAAATACGGATCGGTCCCGGTGAAATCGTTGACGAGGACGATGATGTCGATGTCGTCGGCGGGGAACGTCGCGTTCATCGTGACGAAGCCGCCGATCGCACCGTCGTGCCAGACGTAGGGGTGACCACCGAGCGTAGATATGAACCAGCCGTCGGCGTAGGTGCCGTACGATTGCGGGAAGGCGCAGGGCGTGAACATCTGCGTCAACGACGCCTGCGTGAAGATCCCCGGCGCTCGCACCGCTTCATCCCATTTCTCGATATCGCCAACGGTGGATGTGAGCCCGCCGGGTCCAGCGAGCCACTGCAGGTTCCACTGCCAGGTCCGCACGACGGAGACACCGTCGAACGCATAGCCGAGCGCGAGGTCCGTGACGGGCGGCGTCGGATATCCTTGATTCGTCTGCGTCATTCCGAGCGGCCCGAAAATGCGCTGACGCAAGAACGTCCCTAACGGCTCACCGCTGACGTGCGCCACGATCGTGCCGAGCAGGACGTAGTCGGTGTTGCTGTAGTTGTACTGCGTTCCGGGTGTGAAGAGCAATGGAAACGACTGGAGCGCGGTGGCGATCGGCTGATAGTTCGTCTGCCCGTCCGCCATGAACTGCGCATACGCGGCGCTGAAGTCCGGGTACGAGCCGAAATTGTTGTATTCGACCAAGCCGCTAGTATGATTCAGCAGATCTAGCAGCGTGATCTGCGTCGCGTCGGGTATGCCCGGAAAATACTTGGAGAGCGGATCGTTGACCGAGAGCTTTCCGTCTTGTTGCAAGAGCAGAATCGCGCCCGCGGTGAACTCTTTGCTCACCGACGCGAGATCGAATGCGGTCGCCGCATCCGGTTTGAACTGACCGCGCGGCATGTTGAAAAGTTTGTCCGGCTGCTCGATGCCCCAGATATTCTGGTTCACGAACGTGTCCGGCAAGCCGCGATCGCGAAGCCCGTATCCCTTTTCATACGCAAGCGCGCCGTTCTTGTAAATCGCGAGCTCCACGCCCCAGCCGCCAGGGTAATTGTTCTGAACGATGTCGTCGATACTCGTCGGCGGCAACGTCGGTTTGGGAGTCGCCATCACGGGCGGACCCACAATCGCGCCCGACCCCCCGCACGCAGATAGAACACTGATGCACGATGCCAGGATAATCGCGGCGAATGGGAAGCGCATTGCGGCCTCGATGGCGGAGGGGGTGAGATTCGAACTCACGAGAGACTTGCGCCTCTAACGGTTTTCAAGACCGTCGCATTCAACCGCTCTGCCACCCCTCCGAGCGTCGCATGCGGCGCGTTCGTGTGCTTGTCGGAGCTCGCCTCCCGTGAGATCGATCATGCCACGCCAACCGGCGTAAAGTCTCAAACGCCCGCTCAATTTCGCCTCAATTTCCCGGCGGTCTTCGCCCTTCGCAAAGGTGGCGAACGCGATTGCGCTCAAAGTCCGCCGACGTCCACGATGACCGCTGCCACCATGGCGCCCGACGGCGCCGTTCGACGAAATGACTGCATGAGCGCGACGACACCGGCGTTTTCGCAAGGCGACATCGTTCTATTTTACCAACCCAAAGGGCATTTCAAGCTTGTCACGCTCTTCACGCGCTCGCCATACTATCACGTGGCGATCGCGGTCGACGAGAGGTATATAGTCGAAGCGATGCCGCGCGGCGTCGTGCGAACCGCCATCGAATCGAAACGTGGAAGACGGTGGGTGGTTATTGATCCGCCGGACAAGAAAGTCGCAGAGCGAGCCGTCGCGTGGGCTATCAAGAGGATAGGAGATGGTTACGATCCGTGGGATTTGATCTCGCTCGGACTCGACCGGCTATTCGCGCATCTGCACGTCAACTTCACGAGCCGCGGACGCTACACGTGCAGCGAATTCGTGGCCGCCGCTTTCAAGGCCGCCGGAAAGCCCCTGCTCAAGGATCTAGAACCGGAGGACACGTTGCCGTCGGATTTCGCTCGCTTGCTGCCGTCGTGATAGACTAGCGTCATGGCCAAGCGCTCGTACGCGTTCCCCGTCGCCGCCTCATTCTCTCCGCGTCTCCGAGCCATCCCGTGGTATACCGTCTCCGAGACAGAGCTCGAAGTCGGGGCAAGCCTCGGAAACAGTGCCGTGTGGGTCAACACGAAGAGCACCGGCGCGATTGAACGGGTCTTCAGTCTCGATCGCGGCACGTCGTTTTTTGGATCGGTGATCATCCGGTACGCGGGCAGCGGGGCCGTGCCAAAGGATGCCAGCTCGGAAGACGCGGCCTCAACATACATCGCGCTCGAGCACGACGCGCCGGCCACCGTCGAACTTCACCCCGTCTTCTCGCGCCGCCGGTTCTCAATAGGCGGTGCAGTGTCTGTCACCGAGACGACGTTCGTGCCGCTCACGAACGACTTGTGCGACCCGCCCGTCGCATTCGTCGCCTCAGAACTGCGCAGCACGGACGACTGCGCGCACAACTTACGCGTGACCGCATTCGCGCGCTTGCGCGGGAACATGAGCGACGACATCGTCGCGCATTTTGACGACGATATCTCCGGGCTCGTCGCATGGAACGAGAGCGATCGCGATGCCGTTCGCGTGTTCGGCCTCGACGTTGCGCCGACGCGCTATGCGACGTCGTTCAATTTCGGAAGTGTCACCAACCCATCGCATCAAGTACCACTCAAGAATGATACGTCTGCTCGGGGCGATGTGCTCGGCGCGCTGCAACTCGACATCTCACTCCAGCCCGGTTCGACATTCAACTTCTGCGTGATGGCAGGCGCTTACAACGGCGGCCAGCCAAAGCGCAGCCTCGTGCGGGCGCAGCTGGCAGGATGGGAAAGCGCGCTGAAAGACTCCGAGTCGCACATGGAAGACATGCTCGACAAAGCGCGTGTCCTTACCCCCGACATCTCGATCAACCATGGCGCGCTCTGGAGCAAGGTCAACATGCGTCGCGTGATGGGGACGTATCCGCAGGGACCTGCCTTTACCAATGAGCCGGGAATGTCGTCGAACGTCGTGATGCGCGACGCGGCGTGGTTCATTTTCGGCTGCGACCACTTCAAGCCGGACTTCTCACGCGCGCTGCTCGAGAAATTCGCCGCGCTGCAATATCCCGACGGCAAGATCGCCGAGTACTACAACGCGATCGACGGACGCCGCGAAGACTACGGCCTCAACATCAACGATGATACGCCGCTTTTCATCATGGCGGTGAATCACCATTTCCGCTCCAGCGGCGACACCGATTGGCTGAAATCTATCTATCCTTCGGTCACCCGCGCCGCCGAATGCATGATCGCGCAGTTGGATGACCGAGGTCTTGTCGTCTGCACGGCGGCCGATCCGCGCGGCAACGTCTGGGGAATCGCCGGCTGGCGCAACATCATCGAGAATTATTGCGTGAACGGCGCGGTGACCGAGATCAACGCCGAATGCGCGGCGGCACTACGGGCAGCGGGCCATCTCGCAGAGAACATCGATCGTCCGAAACAAGAATCGAAGAAATGGTTCGACGCCGGCGAGCGTGTCCGCGCGGCGATGGACGAACACCTGCGCAATCCCGAAAACGGGCTTTACTATCTGAACATCGATCTCGACGGAAACGTCCACACCGACGTGACCGGCGATCAGGTATTTCCCGTGATGCTGCGGGTCTGCGACGAAGAGACAGGATACCGCATCATCAGCCGGCTCAACGCGCCGGATTTTTGGACCGAAGCCGGTTTGCGCACGGCATCGCGCAACGACGCCCGCTACGATCCGTCGGCGAACAACGGATTGATCGGCGGCGTCTGGCCCGGCCTGACGTGGTGGTATGCATTCGCTGCCGCCCGCTACCACCCGGAATTCATGATGCGGGCGTTGCGGTCGTCATTCCAACATTTCGCCGCCGATCCGAAATTGAACAACACGATTCCCGGTCAGTTCAGCGAGTGGTTCGACGGCGAAAGCCTCATCAACCGCGGCATGCGACTCAGTCCTTGGGAGCCGCCTCGGTTCCTCTGGGCTGCGGTCGAAGGCCTTTGCGGCCTCATGCTCACGCCAAAGGAGCCGCACATCAGCCCGGTGATTCCCCGTCGTTGGGGATGGGTCGGAGTGCGCCGAATCTGCTACCACGGCGAGGAGATCTCGTTCTTCGCCACCCGGCAGAACGACTCGTTCGTCGTGTACGTCACGGGCGCCGTCGAGACGGATTCGCACGCCGAACGCTACGAGAAAGACGTCTCCGACGACGCGACAGCGTTTTCGGCGGTGGCAGCCGTCATCGCGTTTTCCCGTCGCAACGCGTTCGTCGTCTTAGTGGGCAACGTCAGCGACGAGACCGCCTCAATCCCACTGAATATCGCCAAACTCGTCAACGCCGACAGCCACTACCGGCTCCGCATCTATAACGGCGAGCGCGATGCTTGGGAAGAAGAAGTGCGAAAAAACGGACGAGCGCTTGCTTCGCTTGCCGTCACGATCGAAGCGCACGGTTTTCGTTTGATCGAAGTCCAGAACAAGCGCTGATTTACCGGGACACGTTCCGGAACAACCGTCCTACTCCGACAAGGCGAAAGTAGGTTAGTGCGGCGCATTATTCGGACATAAGGACGAGCAGATTACTTTCCAACTTCTCCTGGGACGGTACTAATATTGCTTCAAGAGCTTCTTCCCCCAATGCTGCCCGGGTCGAGTCGCCGTTCGGCCGTGCATCCGCGGGTGCTGTTCGTCAGTTCCTATCCGCCGCGCCAGTGTGGCATCGCCACGTTCACCGAAGACGTGCGCGATGCGTACGATGCGCTGACCGGGATGACGAGTACGGTCATCGCCATGGACGAGCAGGGCTCCGCTCGCCTGTATCCTGAGTTCGTCGTCGGCTCTATCCGGCGCGACGACGCCGCGTCCTACGCCTATGCCGCGCGTCTCGTGAACTCATCGGATGCCGACGTCGTGAACATCCAGCACGAGTATGGCCTGTTCGGCGGCGAGCGGGGTGAATATCTGCTCGAATTCATCCGTGCCGTGCACCGTCCGGTCGTGGTGACGCTTCACACCACCGTTCCCAATCCCGACGATGCGACGCTGCGGGTCACGCGCGAATTGTGCCGCCTCGCCGACGTCGTCATCGTGTTGACGAACGCGAGCCGCTCGATCTTGGCGCGCGATTACGGAGTCGATCCGACGACCGTTCACGTGATCATGCACGGCGTTCCCGACGTTTCGCCGTATCACGGACAGTTCTTCAAGCAGCTGCACGGGCTGGAAGATCGAACGGTGATCTCCACGTTCGGTCTCTTGAGCCGCGGCAAGGGCATCGAATCGCTGGTCGAGGCGCTGCCGGCAGTGATCGAACGTCATCCTGAAGTGACGTACGTCCTTTGGGGCGAGACCCATCCTGAAGTCCGCCGCGCGGATGGCGAGCGCTATCGCGACTCGCTTCAGGCGCGGGCGGCGGAGCTTTCGCTCGGCGACCGTTTCCGACTCGTCAATCGCTACATGCCGGATGAAGATGTCGTCGGTGCCTTGCTCGCGACCGACCTCTATGTCTCACCATCGCTTGATCCGCACCAAGCCGTGAGCGGCACGCTGTCGTACGCGGTGGCGTGCGGGCGAGCGGTCATCGCGACCGAATATCAGTACGCAAAGGAATTGCTCGGCGATGGGCGCGGCATCACCGTGCCGTTCCGCGACCCGCAATCCCTCGCCGCCGCTATGTTGGCGGTGTTGGATGATCCAGGTCTGCGCGCCAGCCTGGAGTCGTCGGCCTACGCCTTTGGCCGCGATATGGTCTGGCCGAAGATTGCGACCGCGTATCGTGGTGTCTTCGTCGATGCCCTGAGCGAGCAGCTTGGCGCTCTCTCGCAGGCGCATTCCACATCGCGCAGATGACGCACGATCCGCAGCGCACGGCGAATCCAAGTTTCGAGCATCTAAAGGCGCTCCTCGGTCCGGCCGGAGTCATCCAGTTCGCTCGCGGACCAGTTCCCGATCCGGAAACGGGCACGTGCCTCGACGACAACGTGCGCGCATGGATCGTATCGGTGCTGGCGCTGCGCAACGATGCCGAGCAGCCCTACGCGCTACTCATCGGTGACACGACGGTCGCCTTCGTTCGAACGGCGGCGTTGCCGGACGGACTGTTCCGCAATATGGCTGACATCGACGGTAATTTTCTTGAAGCCGTCGGATCCGAAGCATCGTGCGGCCGAGCTGTCTGGGCGTGCGGTGTCGCCGCCGGCCTGGCGCCCGTGCCTGAATGGCGCGGGGCGGGCCGTTCATTGCTCCGCTCCGCGCTTCCGGCGCTCAGGCAGTTCAGGACTCAGCATGCGTGCGCGTACGCCGTCCTCGGGCTTGCCGCCGCCGCTGCGCCCGAGATCGCGACCGGGCTTTCACGCGAAGGCGAACCGGCCGATCCCGCGGATCGCACCGCCTTCATCGCTGCGCTGTCCGATCTGAGCAATCGACTGGCCGACGATTTCGATGCTTCGTCAAGTCCGCGATGGTCATGGTTCAGCGACGCGATGACGTGGGGGAATGGCCGGTTGCCGCAGGCCTTGCTCCGCGCAGCTGCAGTCACCGAAAACCGGCGTTTCGCTGAAACCGGCCTGCGTGCGCTAGAATTTTTGGCTGGCGTCACGCAAAGCGAGCGCATCTTCGTCCCCATCGGCAACCAAGGCTGGTATCGCGCAGGCGGCTCGCGCGCGGCCTATGCGCAGCAGCCGATCGAGGCGTGCGGCATGGTCGACGCGTGGGCCGCAGCATACGAGCTTACCGGTAAAGATCACTACCGCACCGGCGCCGAGATCGCGTTCGATTGGTACCATGGCGGGAACACCGAGAGGCTAGCGGTCGCGCGTCCGGCGGTGGGCTCGTGCCATGATGGTTTGCATGTGGGTCATGTCAATGAGAATCAGGGCGCTGAGAGCACGCTTTCGTACATGCATGCATACCTCTCGATCGGCGCGTTACACCGGAGCAGCGCGCAGAGCGAAAAGTTTTCCGGCGCCCTCGCGCAGAGTGACGTTTAGGCGCTGTTCGGAAGCGACAAGCGGTGGGCGCACAAACGCGCTGAACGTGCCGGCCTCATCGGTTCCCAAGAACACGGAGATTTCTGCGCCGCTGCGGAGCGCCACGTAGAACGGCGCATCGCAGCTCACGTGTCGCGTGACGTCTTCATCGTACACGCGCGACTTGCCCGGTGAGCCAAGCGGCATGGTCGAGTGCAGTCGCCTGCGATAGTAGAAAAGCGATAGTTTTCCGCCCATCACCGGCACGTCTCGCGCGCCGACCCACGACCAGTCGTCCGGCAAATGGGGATTGACGCGCAGTCCCTCCGTCCTCGGCTCAAAGCCGAGCAGTCCTTCGTACATCAGCCAGACATACGTCGGCGGCATCCAGGGGCTCATCGCCATGCCCCGGCTCTTGAACGTGTCGCCGGAAAGACGCTCCGGGAATTCGCCGGGCACAACGTTGTAGTACGCTTTTGGGTTCTCGACTTCGCTGATCTTCCAGATGTTGCGCATCGCGGAGACGAGCCGGCGCGGCGACGTTCCTTTGCTGCTATATCCCACCCAAGCAGTGAGGTTCGGCCAAACGCCTCCTAATAAGTGCACGCCGTAGTCCGGGTCGTAGCCTTCTTCGAGATTGCTGACGGTGCGCACGCCGTACGGCGTCCAAAAATCCGGCTGGAAAAGACGTTCCAGGATCTTGCGCTTGCGCTCGGGACCGGCGACGCCGAACATCACGGGGAAGATCTGGTCGCCGGTGACGAGGTCGTGCCGCGTGCCGTCCGGGTCGACATTCAAGACGTAAAGGCCCGTGACGTCGCTGACCAATTTTTCGTTCATCGCGTTGCTCAAGTCGCCTGCAGCTTGCGAGAAAAGGCGTTCGTCGGCGTCGGAGCCCATGAGGCGTGCCATGCGGCCGGCGAGTCGCAGCGCGTAGACGCATTCGGCGTTGATCTCCGTGACCGCGCCCGAGATCTGCCCCTGTGGGATGATGTTGCGCCAGCCGGCGATGCCCCAGACATTGGCCTCTCGCGTCGTCGCGTGCACCAACCTATCGCGGCGCTGCGATAGGATCCAGTGCGCGGCGTCGCGCGCCATAGGCCAGAACTCCTCGAGCGCGCCTCGGTCGCGCGTCACGGCGAAATGATGGTAGATCGCACCGATCAAGAGCGGCGTATCGTCGTTGATGTTGAGGCCGTAGTCGTTCTTATGCGGCGGGACCGCGCACGCGTTGATGAATTCCGTGATCTTGCCGCCGGGTTCGATGCCGTACTTGCTGCAGAGCGAGAGCATGTCGCGCGAGAAACCCGGCGTGAGGTAGTCAGACCCCATGATGTACCATGCGACGTCGCGCATCACGATGACGTCCTGCGGCGGATCGTTCGTAAAGCCGTAGCCGCTCGGATAGTGCAATTGCACGCGCACGGTGTTGATCTTCGCCCAATCGAACGCTCGATTTATCGAAGCGTCGGGCGTTCTGACGAATCCGGTCTGCTGGATCCGTTCGTACGATCCCTTTGTGGCGGCGAGCGCGGCATGGACGTCCGCCGCGTCGTCGAACTTGCGTAAAGCGGTCTCGCTGCCCCCGTGGTCGACCGCCATGCGCATCGTGATCGATCCTCGCGAGCGTGCGGGCACCGAGAGCGAAAAAGTCTGCGAGAGTCCAAGGTCGTTCAGGCCTGTCGCGGCAGGTTCCACGTCGGCGCCGAAGACCCGCACTTCCTGTTCTCGACCGATCGTCCGCGATACGACGGCGCCGTCGCGCTGCGTGTGGAGCATGCGTTTGTTGCGCTGGGCGAGATCGGGCACTTTGTACACACTGGGCCAGACGAACGCCGGATAGTGGATGTCGCAGACGACCGCCGCATCGATAGCGACATCGCTCGGGTTATCTGCCGTGACCGTGCAGTAGACGACGCGCAGCAAGTCCGCGCGGACGGGAATGAACGTCATCTTCTCTACGGTCAGTTCGCCGATCTGATAGCGCGTCGCTTGAAACGCCGGCGCGTGCGTGGTCTCGACACCTTTGGCCGTGATGCCGCCCACGAAGATCTGCGTCACCCAGCGGCCGCAGTAGACCTCGTTGTCGAGCGCGCTCCACAGACCCGCGCAATCGCTCGTGGGCGTCAACTTGAGGAACAGCTCGTGATTCCCGAGGCTGGCGCCGGTCATCAAACGATCCGGCGGACAGCGGTATTCGTGGACCGCCACTACTTCACGATAGAATGTTGACCGCCCGCGCTGCGACGAGCGCGACCGTCAAAAGTGAGGTCAGTGACTGGACGGCCATCAGCGTCTTCGCGGTCTGGGTAAGAGGCATGGTGTCCGTCGGGCTGAACGCCGTCGCGTTGGTGAACGCGACGTAGAAGTAGTCGAAGAAATGCGGTCGCCATCCCGGCGGTGCGATCGACGGTGTCAGCACCTGGGGGAACAAGAAATCAGGCGGCTGCTGCGTGGGCGCTAGCCGAGCGTTCGGTCCGCCGCGATCGAGCTCCCAATACCAGAGCGCGAAGACGATGACATTGGTCAACCAGACCTCTAACGACGAGATGAGCAGCTCGGTGCCGGTCGCCTTCGGTCCGGCAGTCAGGAGGAAACGGACGAGAAAAACGAGCGACGCCACGTTTGCCGCGTTGATCGTGGCGATAAGCACGATCGCGATCGTGCGCAGCCATTGCGGATCGTGATGAGTCCGCCGCGGAAAGACGAGCGCCACCGGAACGATGAGCGCCAATTCTATGACCGCGAGAATCCATGGCGGTCCGAGCGTGAGGTGTTCGGGTAGCGTGACGTAGAGCACGAGAGCGCAGATGAGCGCGAGCGAAGCCGGCCATCGCGACTCGGTCGCGTGCCCCGGCATCGCGGCTTCCGCGTCCGCCGTTTTGCGATAGGTCACGGGATAAGCACTTGGGCACTGTGGGACCGGATTCCGGCTTGATCGAGAATCAGCGGTAACTGGCTTGTCGGAGCGACATGCCCTTTGTCTCAGGCGCGAATGCGATCGCGAGCACGACGCCGCAGATCGAGAGCGCGGCGCAGGCCATCATGATGTCGCCAACGCCAAACGCGGCCAAGGCTCTCGGAAGCACGAATGTGCCGGTGAACGCGCCGACGCGGCTGACCGCAGTCGCAAAGCCCGTCGCCGTCGCGCGGATGTCGGTCGGAAAGAGCTCCGATGGATACAGGAGCTCGAGCGTCGTGGCGGCCCCGATGGCGATGGCGTAGACGGTGAAGCAGACCGTCGTCACCAAAGGCGTTTCGACTAGGGCCAGCGCCACAAACGCAACCGCCGCGACGGCGAAACTCCAGATGCAAAGCGGCCGGCGTCCCCACGACGAGAGGAGCGGCAAGCCGACCGCCGACCCAACGAGGAAGAAGACGCTGATCGCGAGCGATCCGATGACGCTGGATGTCTGGCCCCCTAGATGGAGCGCAGCCAATACCTCGGGGGCGAACGTATATATCGCGAAGAGCGGCGTGACTTGGAGCAGCCACATCACGCCGACGAACATCACGTCGCGAAGATAGCGGCCCTCGAAGATCCGGCCGAATCGCGTGGGCGTGCGTTCGGCAAGTTCTGCCATCCCTTCGGCGTTGCCGTACAGGCGGGTCAACGTCGCGTGCGCCTCTTCATCGCGCCCTTTGTTGAGCAGCCAGCGCGGCGATTCGGGTGAACCGAATCGCATG from Candidatus Eremiobacteraceae bacterium includes these protein-coding regions:
- a CDS encoding MFS transporter, with amino-acid sequence MTPATTSKGESSTVVDDSPFTSFHRLLVVYANGGLFCDGYILSGIGVALSLLGPQMHLTTTMTGLIGAATLLGILIGGLVFGHLTDRIGRQFMFTADLAVFVIASALQFFVSTPAELVALRFILGLAIGADYPIAAALLAELAPKEQRGTMLGGTQVAWYLGACAAYVVSYALLGAGAESWRWMLASSAVPAAICLFMRFGSPESPRWLLNKGRDEEAHATLTRLYGNAEGMAELAERTPTRFGRIFEGRYLRDVMFVGVMWLLQVTPLFAIYTFAPEVLAALHLGGQTSSVIGSLAISVFFLVGSAVGLPLLSSWGRRPLCIWSFAVAAVAFVALALVETPLVTTVCFTVYAIAIGAATTLELLYPSELFPTDIRATATGFATAVSRVGAFTGTFVLPRALAAFGVGDIMMACAALSICGVVLAIAFAPETKGMSLRQASYR